In one window of Bos javanicus breed banteng chromosome 24, ARS-OSU_banteng_1.0, whole genome shotgun sequence DNA:
- the MBD1 gene encoding methyl-CpG-binding domain protein 1 isoform X42, with amino-acid sequence MAEDWLDCPALGPGWKRREVFRKSGATCGRSDTYYQSPTGDRIRSKVELTRYLGPACDLTLFDFKQGVLCYPSPKAQSLAITSRKRKKPSKPAKARKCQVGPQKSEVRKEAPRDDTKADTDTVPASLPAPGCCENCGISFSGDGTRRQRLKTLCKDCRAQRIAFNREQRMFKRVGCGECTACQVKEDCGACSTCLLQLPHDVASGLFCKCERRRCLRIVERSRGCGVCRGCQTREDCGRCRVCLRPPRPGLRRQWKCVQRRCLRGKHGRRRGGCDSKVVPRRRPPRAQSPPPPPPPQPPESPELQPYTNRRQNRKCGTCAACLRRMDCGHCDFCCDKPKFGGSNQKRQKCRWRQCLQFAMKRLLPSVWAGSEDGASPPPAHPRRKRPGSTRRPHLGQTLKPPLATPAAQPDRAQTPVKEEAGSGFVLPPPGTDLVFLREGASSPVQVPGPAPASTETRLQAVDPGLPAVKQEPPDPEEDKDDNKADSTSDLPPEEEAGGAGTPVITEIFSLGGTRLRDTAVWLPSLQGRQSGREDGCKKWETEDTLAPMSTSWKPQGWPGSHVSLSPPPTSVTWVSCRRSWCPSSQS; translated from the exons ATGGCTGAGGACTGGCTGGACtgcccagccctgggccctgGCTGGAAGCGCCGTGAGGTTTTTCGCAAGTCAGGTGCCACCTGTGGACGCTCAGACACCTACTACCAGAG CCCCACAGGAGACAGGATCCGAAGCAAAGTTGAGCTGACCCGATACCTGGGCCCTGCATGTGATCTCACCCTCTTCGACTTCAAACAAGGCGTCCTCTGCTATCCATCCCCCAAG GCCCAATCCTTGGCCATCACCAGCAGGAAGCGGAAGAAGCCTTCGAAGCCAGCCAAGGCTCGGAAGTGTCAGGTTGGACCTCAGAAGAGTGAGGTCAGGAAGGAGGCACCAAGGGATGACACCAAGGCTGACACTGACACAGTCCCAGCTTCGCTTCCTGCCCCTGG GTGCTGTGAGAACTGTGGAATCAGCTTTTCAGGAGATGGTACCCGAAGGCAGCGGCTCAAGACTTTGTGCAAGGACTGCCGAG CACAGAGGATCGCTTTCAATCGGGAGCAGAGGATGTTTAAG CGTGTGGGCTGCGGGGAGTGCACGGCCTGCCAGGTAAAGGAAGACTGTGGGGCCTGCTCCACCTGCCTCCTGCAGTTGCCCCATGATGTGGCCTCGGGGCTGTTCTGCAAGTGTGAGCGAAGACGGTGCCTCCGCATTGTGGAAAGG AGCCGAGGGTGTGGAGTGTGCCGGGGCTGTCAGACCCGAGAGGACTGTGGCCGCTGTCGAGTCTGCCTTCGCCCTCCGCGCCCCGGTCTCCGGCGCCAGTGGAAGTGCGTCCAGCGGCGCTGCCTCCGG GGTAAACACGGCCGCCGCAGGGGAGGCTGCGACTCCAAGGTGGTGCCCCGGCGGCGTCCACCCCGAGCCCAGTCACCGCCTCCACCTCCCCCACCGCAGCCTCCAGAGTCTCCGGAGCTG CAGCCTTACACAAACCGTCGGCAGAACCGCAAGTGTGGGACCTGTGCAGCCTGCCTGCGGCGGATGGACTGTGGCCACTGCGACTTCTGCTGTGACAAGCCCAAGTTTGGGGGCAGCAACCAGAAGCGCCAGAAGTGTCGCTGGCGCCAGTGCCTGCAGTTTGCTATG AAGCGGCTGCTGCCAAGTGTCTGGGCAGGGTCCGAAGATGGGGCATCGCCGCCCCCAGCTCACCCTCGTCGAAAGAGGCCTGGCTCTACTCGAAGGCCCCATCTGGGTCAGACCCTGAAGCCTCCCTTGGCCACACCCGCAGCTCAACCAGACCGAGCCCAGACTCCAGTGAAGGAGGAAGCAGGCAGTGGCTTTGTGCTGCCCCCACCTGGCACTGACCTTGTGTTCTTACGGGAGGGTGCAAGCAGTCCCGTGCAGGTGCCTGGCCCAGCCCCGGCTTCCACAGAAACTCGGTTGCAG GCAGTAGACCCAGGCCTGCCAGCAGTGAAGCAAGAGCCACCTGACCCTGAGGAGGACAAGGACGACAACAAGGCTGACTCCACCTCTGACTTGCCcccagaggaggaggcaggaggggctggCACGCCCGTG ATCACGGAGATTTTCAGCCTGGGTGGAACCCGCCTCCGGGACACAGCAGTCTGGTTGCCAAG TCTGCAGGGCAGGCAATCGGGAAGGGAAGATGGATGTAAAAAGTGGGAGACGGAGGACACACTGGCGCCCATGAGCACGAGCTGGAAACCACAAGGATGGCCTGGAAGCCATGTCAGCCTCTCACCACCTCCAACTTCGGTGACGTGGGTGTCCTGCAGAAGAAGCTGGTGCCCTTCATCACAGAGTTAA
- the MBD1 gene encoding methyl-CpG-binding domain protein 1 isoform X17 — translation MAEDWLDCPALGPGWKRREVFRKSGATCGRSDTYYQSPTGDRIRSKVELTRYLGPACDLTLFDFKQGVLCYPSPKAQSLAITSRKRKKPSKPAKARKCQVGPQKSEVRKEAPRDDTKADTDTVPASLPAPGCCENCGISFSGDGTRRQRLKTLCKDCRAQRIAFNREQRMFKRVGCGECTACQVKEDCGACSTCLLQLPHDVASGLFCKCERRRCLRIVERSRGCGVCRGCQTREDCGRCRVCLRPPRPGLRRQWKCVQRRCLRHLAHRLRRHHQRCQRRPPLAVAPPAGKHGRRRGGCDSKVVPRRRPPRAQSPPPPPPPQPPESPELQPYTNRRQNRKCGTCAACLRRMDCGHCDFCCDKPKFGGSNQKRQKCRWRQCLQFAMKRLLPSVWAGSEDGASPPPAHPRRKRPGSTRRPHLGQTLKPPLATPAAQPDRAQTPVKEEAGSGFVLPPPGTDLVFLREGASSPVQVPGPAPASTETRLQEAQCPGLSWVVALPQVKQEKADAQEDWTPGTAILTSPVLLPGCPSKAVDPGLPAVKQEPPDPEEDKDDNKADSTSDLPPEEEAGGAGTPVITEIFSLGGTRLRDTAVWLPSLQGRQSGREDGCKKWETEDTLAPMSTSWKPQGWPGSHVSLSPPPTSVTWVSCRRSWCPSSQS, via the exons ATGGCTGAGGACTGGCTGGACtgcccagccctgggccctgGCTGGAAGCGCCGTGAGGTTTTTCGCAAGTCAGGTGCCACCTGTGGACGCTCAGACACCTACTACCAGAG CCCCACAGGAGACAGGATCCGAAGCAAAGTTGAGCTGACCCGATACCTGGGCCCTGCATGTGATCTCACCCTCTTCGACTTCAAACAAGGCGTCCTCTGCTATCCATCCCCCAAG GCCCAATCCTTGGCCATCACCAGCAGGAAGCGGAAGAAGCCTTCGAAGCCAGCCAAGGCTCGGAAGTGTCAGGTTGGACCTCAGAAGAGTGAGGTCAGGAAGGAGGCACCAAGGGATGACACCAAGGCTGACACTGACACAGTCCCAGCTTCGCTTCCTGCCCCTGG GTGCTGTGAGAACTGTGGAATCAGCTTTTCAGGAGATGGTACCCGAAGGCAGCGGCTCAAGACTTTGTGCAAGGACTGCCGAG CACAGAGGATCGCTTTCAATCGGGAGCAGAGGATGTTTAAG CGTGTGGGCTGCGGGGAGTGCACGGCCTGCCAGGTAAAGGAAGACTGTGGGGCCTGCTCCACCTGCCTCCTGCAGTTGCCCCATGATGTGGCCTCGGGGCTGTTCTGCAAGTGTGAGCGAAGACGGTGCCTCCGCATTGTGGAAAGG AGCCGAGGGTGTGGAGTGTGCCGGGGCTGTCAGACCCGAGAGGACTGTGGCCGCTGTCGAGTCTGCCTTCGCCCTCCGCGCCCCGGTCTCCGGCGCCAGTGGAAGTGCGTCCAGCGGCGCTGCCTCCGG CACCTTGCTCACCGCCTCCGTCGCCACCATCAGCGATGTCAACGACGCCCTCCCCTGGCTGTGGCTCCCCCTGCT GGTAAACACGGCCGCCGCAGGGGAGGCTGCGACTCCAAGGTGGTGCCCCGGCGGCGTCCACCCCGAGCCCAGTCACCGCCTCCACCTCCCCCACCGCAGCCTCCAGAGTCTCCGGAGCTG CAGCCTTACACAAACCGTCGGCAGAACCGCAAGTGTGGGACCTGTGCAGCCTGCCTGCGGCGGATGGACTGTGGCCACTGCGACTTCTGCTGTGACAAGCCCAAGTTTGGGGGCAGCAACCAGAAGCGCCAGAAGTGTCGCTGGCGCCAGTGCCTGCAGTTTGCTATG AAGCGGCTGCTGCCAAGTGTCTGGGCAGGGTCCGAAGATGGGGCATCGCCGCCCCCAGCTCACCCTCGTCGAAAGAGGCCTGGCTCTACTCGAAGGCCCCATCTGGGTCAGACCCTGAAGCCTCCCTTGGCCACACCCGCAGCTCAACCAGACCGAGCCCAGACTCCAGTGAAGGAGGAAGCAGGCAGTGGCTTTGTGCTGCCCCCACCTGGCACTGACCTTGTGTTCTTACGGGAGGGTGCAAGCAGTCCCGTGCAGGTGCCTGGCCCAGCCCCGGCTTCCACAGAAACTCGGTTGCAG GAGGCCCAGTGCCCTGGCCTGAGTTGGGTTGTGGCCTTACCCCAGGTGAAGCAAGAGAAGGCGGATGCCCAGGAAGACTGGACACCTGGCACAGCCATCCTGACTTCTCCTGTATTGCTGCCTGGCTGCCCCAGCAAG GCAGTAGACCCAGGCCTGCCAGCAGTGAAGCAAGAGCCACCTGACCCTGAGGAGGACAAGGACGACAACAAGGCTGACTCCACCTCTGACTTGCCcccagaggaggaggcaggaggggctggCACGCCCGTG ATCACGGAGATTTTCAGCCTGGGTGGAACCCGCCTCCGGGACACAGCAGTCTGGTTGCCAAG TCTGCAGGGCAGGCAATCGGGAAGGGAAGATGGATGTAAAAAGTGGGAGACGGAGGACACACTGGCGCCCATGAGCACGAGCTGGAAACCACAAGGATGGCCTGGAAGCCATGTCAGCCTCTCACCACCTCCAACTTCGGTGACGTGGGTGTCCTGCAGAAGAAGCTGGTGCCCTTCATCACAGAGTTAA
- the MBD1 gene encoding methyl-CpG-binding domain protein 1 isoform X38, with amino-acid sequence MAEDWLDCPALGPGWKRREVFRKSGATCGRSDTYYQSPTGDRIRSKVELTRYLGPACDLTLFDFKQGVLCYPSPKAQSLAITSRKRKKPSKPAKARKCQVGPQKSEVRKEAPRDDTKADTDTVPASLPAPGCCENCGISFSGDGTRRQRLKTLCKDCRAQRIAFNREQRMFKRVGCGECTACQVKEDCGACSTCLLQLPHDVASGLFCKCERRRCLRIVERSRGCGVCRGCQTREDCGRCRVCLRPPRPGLRRQWKCVQRRCLRHLAHRLRRHHQRCQRRPPLAVAPPAGKHGRRRGGCDSKVVPRRRPPRAQSPPPPPPPQPPESPELHPRALAPSPPAEFIYYCVDEDELQPYTNRRQNRKCGTCAACLRRMDCGHCDFCCDKPKFGGSNQKRQKCRWRQCLQFAMKRLLPSVWAGSEDGASPPPAHPRRKRPGSTRRPHLGQTLKPPLATPAAQPDRAQTPVKEEAGSGFVLPPPGTDLVFLREGASSPVQVPGPAPASTETRLQAVDPGLPAVKQEPPDPEEDKDDNKADSTSDLPPEEEAGGAGTPVITEIFSLGGTRLRDTAVWLPRAGNREGKMDVKSGRRRTHWRP; translated from the exons ATGGCTGAGGACTGGCTGGACtgcccagccctgggccctgGCTGGAAGCGCCGTGAGGTTTTTCGCAAGTCAGGTGCCACCTGTGGACGCTCAGACACCTACTACCAGAG CCCCACAGGAGACAGGATCCGAAGCAAAGTTGAGCTGACCCGATACCTGGGCCCTGCATGTGATCTCACCCTCTTCGACTTCAAACAAGGCGTCCTCTGCTATCCATCCCCCAAG GCCCAATCCTTGGCCATCACCAGCAGGAAGCGGAAGAAGCCTTCGAAGCCAGCCAAGGCTCGGAAGTGTCAGGTTGGACCTCAGAAGAGTGAGGTCAGGAAGGAGGCACCAAGGGATGACACCAAGGCTGACACTGACACAGTCCCAGCTTCGCTTCCTGCCCCTGG GTGCTGTGAGAACTGTGGAATCAGCTTTTCAGGAGATGGTACCCGAAGGCAGCGGCTCAAGACTTTGTGCAAGGACTGCCGAG CACAGAGGATCGCTTTCAATCGGGAGCAGAGGATGTTTAAG CGTGTGGGCTGCGGGGAGTGCACGGCCTGCCAGGTAAAGGAAGACTGTGGGGCCTGCTCCACCTGCCTCCTGCAGTTGCCCCATGATGTGGCCTCGGGGCTGTTCTGCAAGTGTGAGCGAAGACGGTGCCTCCGCATTGTGGAAAGG AGCCGAGGGTGTGGAGTGTGCCGGGGCTGTCAGACCCGAGAGGACTGTGGCCGCTGTCGAGTCTGCCTTCGCCCTCCGCGCCCCGGTCTCCGGCGCCAGTGGAAGTGCGTCCAGCGGCGCTGCCTCCGG CACCTTGCTCACCGCCTCCGTCGCCACCATCAGCGATGTCAACGACGCCCTCCCCTGGCTGTGGCTCCCCCTGCT GGTAAACACGGCCGCCGCAGGGGAGGCTGCGACTCCAAGGTGGTGCCCCGGCGGCGTCCACCCCGAGCCCAGTCACCGCCTCCACCTCCCCCACCGCAGCCTCCAGAGTCTCCGGAGCTG CACCCCAGAGCCCTGGCCCCCTCGCCACCTGCTGAATTCATCTATTACTGTGTAGACGAGGACGAGCTA CAGCCTTACACAAACCGTCGGCAGAACCGCAAGTGTGGGACCTGTGCAGCCTGCCTGCGGCGGATGGACTGTGGCCACTGCGACTTCTGCTGTGACAAGCCCAAGTTTGGGGGCAGCAACCAGAAGCGCCAGAAGTGTCGCTGGCGCCAGTGCCTGCAGTTTGCTATG AAGCGGCTGCTGCCAAGTGTCTGGGCAGGGTCCGAAGATGGGGCATCGCCGCCCCCAGCTCACCCTCGTCGAAAGAGGCCTGGCTCTACTCGAAGGCCCCATCTGGGTCAGACCCTGAAGCCTCCCTTGGCCACACCCGCAGCTCAACCAGACCGAGCCCAGACTCCAGTGAAGGAGGAAGCAGGCAGTGGCTTTGTGCTGCCCCCACCTGGCACTGACCTTGTGTTCTTACGGGAGGGTGCAAGCAGTCCCGTGCAGGTGCCTGGCCCAGCCCCGGCTTCCACAGAAACTCGGTTGCAG GCAGTAGACCCAGGCCTGCCAGCAGTGAAGCAAGAGCCACCTGACCCTGAGGAGGACAAGGACGACAACAAGGCTGACTCCACCTCTGACTTGCCcccagaggaggaggcaggaggggctggCACGCCCGTG ATCACGGAGATTTTCAGCCTGGGTGGAACCCGCCTCCGGGACACAGCAGTCTGGTTGCCAAG GGCAGGCAATCGGGAAGGGAAGATGGATGTAAAAAGTGGGAGACGGAGGACACACTGGCGCCCATGA
- the MBD1 gene encoding methyl-CpG-binding domain protein 1 isoform X26, with translation MAEDWLDCPALGPGWKRREVFRKSGATCGRSDTYYQSPTGDRIRSKVELTRYLGPACDLTLFDFKQGVLCYPSPKAQSLAITSRKRKKPSKPAKARKCQVGPQKSEVRKEAPRDDTKADTDTVPASLPAPGCCENCGISFSGDGTRRQRLKTLCKDCRAQRIAFNREQRMFKRVGCGECTACQVKEDCGACSTCLLQLPHDVASGLFCKCERRRCLRIVERSRGCGVCRGCQTREDCGRCRVCLRPPRPGLRRQWKCVQRRCLRHLAHRLRRHHQRCQRRPPLAVAPPAGKHGRRRGGCDSKVVPRRRPPRAQSPPPPPPPQPPESPELHPRALAPSPPAEFIYYCVDEDELQPYTNRRQNRKCGTCAACLRRMDCGHCDFCCDKPKFGGSNQKRQKCRWRQCLQFAMKRLLPSVWAGSEDGASPPPAHPRRKRPGSTRRPHLGQTLKPPLATPAAQPDRAQTPVKEEAGSGFVLPPPGTDLVFLREGASSPVQVPGPAPASTETRLQVKQEKADAQEDWTPGTAILTSPVLLPGCPSKAVDPGLPAVKQEPPDPEEDKDDNKADSTSDLPPEEEAGGAGTPVITEIFSLGGTRLRDTAVWLPRAGNREGKMDVKSGRRRTHWRP, from the exons ATGGCTGAGGACTGGCTGGACtgcccagccctgggccctgGCTGGAAGCGCCGTGAGGTTTTTCGCAAGTCAGGTGCCACCTGTGGACGCTCAGACACCTACTACCAGAG CCCCACAGGAGACAGGATCCGAAGCAAAGTTGAGCTGACCCGATACCTGGGCCCTGCATGTGATCTCACCCTCTTCGACTTCAAACAAGGCGTCCTCTGCTATCCATCCCCCAAG GCCCAATCCTTGGCCATCACCAGCAGGAAGCGGAAGAAGCCTTCGAAGCCAGCCAAGGCTCGGAAGTGTCAGGTTGGACCTCAGAAGAGTGAGGTCAGGAAGGAGGCACCAAGGGATGACACCAAGGCTGACACTGACACAGTCCCAGCTTCGCTTCCTGCCCCTGG GTGCTGTGAGAACTGTGGAATCAGCTTTTCAGGAGATGGTACCCGAAGGCAGCGGCTCAAGACTTTGTGCAAGGACTGCCGAG CACAGAGGATCGCTTTCAATCGGGAGCAGAGGATGTTTAAG CGTGTGGGCTGCGGGGAGTGCACGGCCTGCCAGGTAAAGGAAGACTGTGGGGCCTGCTCCACCTGCCTCCTGCAGTTGCCCCATGATGTGGCCTCGGGGCTGTTCTGCAAGTGTGAGCGAAGACGGTGCCTCCGCATTGTGGAAAGG AGCCGAGGGTGTGGAGTGTGCCGGGGCTGTCAGACCCGAGAGGACTGTGGCCGCTGTCGAGTCTGCCTTCGCCCTCCGCGCCCCGGTCTCCGGCGCCAGTGGAAGTGCGTCCAGCGGCGCTGCCTCCGG CACCTTGCTCACCGCCTCCGTCGCCACCATCAGCGATGTCAACGACGCCCTCCCCTGGCTGTGGCTCCCCCTGCT GGTAAACACGGCCGCCGCAGGGGAGGCTGCGACTCCAAGGTGGTGCCCCGGCGGCGTCCACCCCGAGCCCAGTCACCGCCTCCACCTCCCCCACCGCAGCCTCCAGAGTCTCCGGAGCTG CACCCCAGAGCCCTGGCCCCCTCGCCACCTGCTGAATTCATCTATTACTGTGTAGACGAGGACGAGCTA CAGCCTTACACAAACCGTCGGCAGAACCGCAAGTGTGGGACCTGTGCAGCCTGCCTGCGGCGGATGGACTGTGGCCACTGCGACTTCTGCTGTGACAAGCCCAAGTTTGGGGGCAGCAACCAGAAGCGCCAGAAGTGTCGCTGGCGCCAGTGCCTGCAGTTTGCTATG AAGCGGCTGCTGCCAAGTGTCTGGGCAGGGTCCGAAGATGGGGCATCGCCGCCCCCAGCTCACCCTCGTCGAAAGAGGCCTGGCTCTACTCGAAGGCCCCATCTGGGTCAGACCCTGAAGCCTCCCTTGGCCACACCCGCAGCTCAACCAGACCGAGCCCAGACTCCAGTGAAGGAGGAAGCAGGCAGTGGCTTTGTGCTGCCCCCACCTGGCACTGACCTTGTGTTCTTACGGGAGGGTGCAAGCAGTCCCGTGCAGGTGCCTGGCCCAGCCCCGGCTTCCACAGAAACTCGGTTGCAG GTGAAGCAAGAGAAGGCGGATGCCCAGGAAGACTGGACACCTGGCACAGCCATCCTGACTTCTCCTGTATTGCTGCCTGGCTGCCCCAGCAAG GCAGTAGACCCAGGCCTGCCAGCAGTGAAGCAAGAGCCACCTGACCCTGAGGAGGACAAGGACGACAACAAGGCTGACTCCACCTCTGACTTGCCcccagaggaggaggcaggaggggctggCACGCCCGTG ATCACGGAGATTTTCAGCCTGGGTGGAACCCGCCTCCGGGACACAGCAGTCTGGTTGCCAAG GGCAGGCAATCGGGAAGGGAAGATGGATGTAAAAAGTGGGAGACGGAGGACACACTGGCGCCCATGA
- the MBD1 gene encoding methyl-CpG-binding domain protein 1 isoform X30: MAEDWLDCPALGPGWKRREVFRKSGATCGRSDTYYQSPTGDRIRSKVELTRYLGPACDLTLFDFKQGVLCYPSPKAQSLAITSRKRKKPSKPAKARKCQVGPQKSEVRKEAPRDDTKADTDTVPASLPAPGCCENCGISFSGDGTRRQRLKTLCKDCRAQRIAFNREQRMFKRVGCGECTACQVKEDCGACSTCLLQLPHDVASGLFCKCERRRCLRIVERSRGCGVCRGCQTREDCGRCRVCLRPPRPGLRRQWKCVQRRCLRGKHGRRRGGCDSKVVPRRRPPRAQSPPPPPPPQPPESPELHPRALAPSPPAEFIYYCVDEDELQPYTNRRQNRKCGTCAACLRRMDCGHCDFCCDKPKFGGSNQKRQKCRWRQCLQFAMKRLLPSVWAGSEDGASPPPAHPRRKRPGSTRRPHLGQTLKPPLATPAAQPDRAQTPVKEEAGSGFVLPPPGTDLVFLREGASSPVQVPGPAPASTETRLQEAQCPGLSWVVALPQVKQEKADAQEDWTPGTAILTSPVLLPGCPSKAVDPGLPAVKQEPPDPEEDKDDNKADSTSDLPPEEEAGGAGTPVITEIFSLGGTRLRDTAVWLPRAGNREGKMDVKSGRRRTHWRP; encoded by the exons ATGGCTGAGGACTGGCTGGACtgcccagccctgggccctgGCTGGAAGCGCCGTGAGGTTTTTCGCAAGTCAGGTGCCACCTGTGGACGCTCAGACACCTACTACCAGAG CCCCACAGGAGACAGGATCCGAAGCAAAGTTGAGCTGACCCGATACCTGGGCCCTGCATGTGATCTCACCCTCTTCGACTTCAAACAAGGCGTCCTCTGCTATCCATCCCCCAAG GCCCAATCCTTGGCCATCACCAGCAGGAAGCGGAAGAAGCCTTCGAAGCCAGCCAAGGCTCGGAAGTGTCAGGTTGGACCTCAGAAGAGTGAGGTCAGGAAGGAGGCACCAAGGGATGACACCAAGGCTGACACTGACACAGTCCCAGCTTCGCTTCCTGCCCCTGG GTGCTGTGAGAACTGTGGAATCAGCTTTTCAGGAGATGGTACCCGAAGGCAGCGGCTCAAGACTTTGTGCAAGGACTGCCGAG CACAGAGGATCGCTTTCAATCGGGAGCAGAGGATGTTTAAG CGTGTGGGCTGCGGGGAGTGCACGGCCTGCCAGGTAAAGGAAGACTGTGGGGCCTGCTCCACCTGCCTCCTGCAGTTGCCCCATGATGTGGCCTCGGGGCTGTTCTGCAAGTGTGAGCGAAGACGGTGCCTCCGCATTGTGGAAAGG AGCCGAGGGTGTGGAGTGTGCCGGGGCTGTCAGACCCGAGAGGACTGTGGCCGCTGTCGAGTCTGCCTTCGCCCTCCGCGCCCCGGTCTCCGGCGCCAGTGGAAGTGCGTCCAGCGGCGCTGCCTCCGG GGTAAACACGGCCGCCGCAGGGGAGGCTGCGACTCCAAGGTGGTGCCCCGGCGGCGTCCACCCCGAGCCCAGTCACCGCCTCCACCTCCCCCACCGCAGCCTCCAGAGTCTCCGGAGCTG CACCCCAGAGCCCTGGCCCCCTCGCCACCTGCTGAATTCATCTATTACTGTGTAGACGAGGACGAGCTA CAGCCTTACACAAACCGTCGGCAGAACCGCAAGTGTGGGACCTGTGCAGCCTGCCTGCGGCGGATGGACTGTGGCCACTGCGACTTCTGCTGTGACAAGCCCAAGTTTGGGGGCAGCAACCAGAAGCGCCAGAAGTGTCGCTGGCGCCAGTGCCTGCAGTTTGCTATG AAGCGGCTGCTGCCAAGTGTCTGGGCAGGGTCCGAAGATGGGGCATCGCCGCCCCCAGCTCACCCTCGTCGAAAGAGGCCTGGCTCTACTCGAAGGCCCCATCTGGGTCAGACCCTGAAGCCTCCCTTGGCCACACCCGCAGCTCAACCAGACCGAGCCCAGACTCCAGTGAAGGAGGAAGCAGGCAGTGGCTTTGTGCTGCCCCCACCTGGCACTGACCTTGTGTTCTTACGGGAGGGTGCAAGCAGTCCCGTGCAGGTGCCTGGCCCAGCCCCGGCTTCCACAGAAACTCGGTTGCAG GAGGCCCAGTGCCCTGGCCTGAGTTGGGTTGTGGCCTTACCCCAGGTGAAGCAAGAGAAGGCGGATGCCCAGGAAGACTGGACACCTGGCACAGCCATCCTGACTTCTCCTGTATTGCTGCCTGGCTGCCCCAGCAAG GCAGTAGACCCAGGCCTGCCAGCAGTGAAGCAAGAGCCACCTGACCCTGAGGAGGACAAGGACGACAACAAGGCTGACTCCACCTCTGACTTGCCcccagaggaggaggcaggaggggctggCACGCCCGTG ATCACGGAGATTTTCAGCCTGGGTGGAACCCGCCTCCGGGACACAGCAGTCTGGTTGCCAAG GGCAGGCAATCGGGAAGGGAAGATGGATGTAAAAAGTGGGAGACGGAGGACACACTGGCGCCCATGA